The genomic interval GTCCCGTTCCCCAAGAACCCATGTCTGATGAGGTGAGAGAAAGAACttagagaaagaaggaaggataATGAAATACACTTCTGAAAATAGGTCAAATGTCTTTCAAACTAGGACTTCTCAAACCACCCCTTTATTTATTTCTCCTCTTAGACAAAGACATGGTTGAGAGAAGCCCTGGCAGATGTGTGCAAAGGACAGCTGGATGAGGTGGAGCAGATGAAAGAGTGTTTGAAAGTCCTTCGGACAGAGGGgaaccaggagagagagagggatcaagaggatggcgaggaggaggaggaggatgatgaagagGAGCAGAAAGAATCAGCCTTGGAGCTGCTGTCAGAACTATGTGAAAATCTGGACAATGCTCGAGGtatatttgtttatgtaaacaaAAATGACATGGCACTTTCATGTTGCATTGGTTTGGATTGGTAAAATGAATGATGTTTGAATGATGAAACTAGGACATGTATATTTGTGAGCAACATTGTGTAGGATGATTCGTTCCCACGTTTTTGGGCGGTAACCAGGTATGGCATGcgtttggaggtgcaaacaaatgctgcatcgccattgagatcacttagtaaggagctggctcgagggttataaaagtattttgtcgtgtttagttgtataatgaAAGTGCAGTTTTTATAGCCATCCATGTGTGTTCACTTCTTGCTCCTTGGCTATCAATTTGGTAACTATAACAGGCTATTTGACGTGtttagaacactaaacatatcAGAGGTGTCATGTTTACTCCAGTCTATATTTTTTGACGTTAATCACTCCTATGATGTAttgctattgtctatccaaagtaCGGTGCCTGTTTCGAGGTTGATGGTCAGATCAACCAAAAATCTgatattgtttgcacctccaagtggtctgtgacgtatgtttgtgtgaaagaatacctTGTGTAAATGTGATTTTAGAGAGATTTGAGCAgattcttttttgtgtttttacaGACCTGATGAAGCTAGGAGGCCTACAAACGTGTGTCTCCTCCTTACTGTGCCACCCTCAGAGTGGTGTGCGTTGGCGTGCTGCTCAGCTCATCGCCTCCTGTGCCCAGAACATGCCCGAGGTGCAGTGCTACCTCCTCAGCCAGGGAGCGCTAAACAAACTGCTACATCTCACCGACCATGACCCAAACCCCACTGTTAGAGTCAAAGCTCTCTATGCCGTCTCTTGTAAGTCCATTTGTTTATCTCCctcgggttgtgtgtgtgtgtgtgtgtgtgtgtgttgtataattATGTTGGATTTGCATAGAGTACAAATGCAAGAATCTGGTCAGGGCTCTAGAGTGCGACCACTTTGGTTGACCAAAATTTTTAATGGTGCGACTAAAATTTGtcctggtgcacctaacgtcataagggtgagCACTTACACCTTCCTCACATTTGCTGTCTCTCCACGAACTAAGCGTTTGTTCTCCTTTGACTAGTGTCGCACTACAAAAGTATCGCCATAACCTGAAATTAGAAAcgtcacaatacctaattttattagtattgATACAGTGTTGTTTTGCAGTAAGATACGTATTCCATGTCGGTGTGCGCAAAGCATAGTTCTAGTGCTTCCCGTAGCCTATGTGTCTTTtctccacacacgcacatataaaGTTTATGatttccaaaatatgaaaaggaaacatatgacataatccatcattttctgtgtgtgtggagggtcggGCAGAGTCTAGGATCGCCACAGTATTTGAAATTCCTCATTTGGGTGCACTTAAATTTTGTGCTGGGGCACCTAAATAAAAAAGTTCGGCGCACCAGTGGAACCAATGCAAAAGAGTGAGTGTGGAGCCCTGCTGATGTTTCAGGCATTCCAATAGCATATGCAAAGGCTTGAAAGTGCTACTAATAGTATAACATGGCAGGTGCTGTTCAGTGTTTGGGCTTGAAACCTCCTCCAGGCCTGAAGCCTGAAGATTGCGAGCTCATGAACTTGAACCTAGACGCACTATTTCTTTATACGTTCTGtgcaggaggggaaaaaaatcaaacttTGGAGGATGTATTAATGCATTGGATTCCTTTATCTGCTTTACTCTAATTAAGCTACAACACATGAATACATGAAAAGAACATGAAAAGTGATTGTGTATTTACCTCATGGATGACACTCGTTTATTGTTTCTGGAGCATTgagtgagcacatgaaagtttcgagtgagcacatgaaagtttcgaGTGAGCACATGCAAGTTTTGGGTGAGCACATGCAAGTTTTGGGTGAGCACATGCAAGTTTCGAGTGAGCACATGCAAGTTTTGGGTGAGCACATGCAAGTTTTgggtgagcacatgaaagtttcgggtgagcacatgaaagtttcgagtgagcacatgaaactaaactttagatttatttttgctcatgtcccctcaTGGTTTGCTCTTACTTGCTAatacagaaatgtgtgtgtaaagatgAGTTGACACTGTTAAGGTTAAGGGAATGTGATATTTCTTTGCCAGATGAACAAATCAGTCTTGGACAGTGGTAGTTTGGGATAGGTGCATTGAAATGTTCCCTGTCATAGAAGACTACATCACCATGCACTCCCTCAAACATATTAGAATTGAATATAATGATTACTGAAAGCACATGTCGGGCATAAGCTCACACCTGCACCCATGTGTTTTGGGTTTGGTAGtgtgtagtgatgatgatgatgatgatgatgatggtgatgatgatgatgataataattagAACATGTCTGTGATGTCGTTCAGGTCTGGTGCGGGAACAGGAAGTGGGTCTCCAGGACTTCCTGTCACATGACGGCTTCTCTGTGCTGATGAGAGGCATGCAGTCAGACAGCGAGAAGCTCAGGACAAAATCAGCCTTCCTGCTTCTGAACCTGCTCACAGCCCACCCAGAACACAGAGgtgaaagatgtgtgtgtgagcaagccaGTGAGCGAGTGAATAAATGTATAAAAGAGACATTTAGGGTTCTAGAATATCATGGAAGTCTaatccagacatggaaagttgGGGAATTTTATCATATTTCTGGAGGtaatggaatatcagggaattttgctGTATTAGTTTATCATTTAcctgccaaaatacattaatacaaatgtattttcacacagaattggtgtagcctatatctggttattagctttactgcttgcttgaatgGTTGTGGTTGGCTCAACTTTGCTCATTCATTCAATGCTTGTTTATTCATCTTCCGCTCTAAAAGAGTAAAAAATTACACTGTTTTAATTACACAGCTactctgaaatctttggtcagtagcctatattataccaTTCATTATAGGTCAGGAAAATTCAGGGTTTTTGTTTTGGAAAGttagggaaaagtcatggaattttacactGTGGGAATTCTCAGTATGACCACTCACTGAAATAGACAAAGGAAAGATTGCATTTGCATCATGTTACTCACTATCATGGACAGGCAATGTCATTGAATTTTTCAAGCATATTTTTGGCTTTACAATATTATACTGTAGCTTCTAGTAAAAAGTAGgttatggaaaataaagttGTTTTTATAGTGTCTGTCGTgactgatgtgtctgtgtgctcttGCAGAAACTGTGCTCTCTATGGGCATGGTCGTGCAGTTGGTCTCTGTCCTCCGCTCTCCTCACAGTTCTATGCATGAGCATGTGCTGGGAGCCCTCTGCTGGTAAGAGTTGAAACTACCTCCATGTGTTTCTGCTTGTGTGCTCTCTCCTCTAATTATCCATCCCAAAAGTGGTCCACTAGTCTCATGTCTTTTTCAGAGCATTTTTAAGGTTTCCGTACTAGAATGGACAATATATTTTGAtaagaggtgtgtctgtgtgtgtattgactgAAATGTGCCTTCACTCAGCTTGGCTGAGGACAACAGGGGTGTGGAGGACTGCAGGGTGTCCTCTCTTGGATTGGAGGAGTTGCTGACCCAGAGGGCCCAGAAGCTTCAGGGAAAAGAAGAGAGCCAGGTACCACTCCCCCACCATCACTCCTCATCCCCCCCACCATCACTCCTGTACCACTCCTCACCCCCCTCATGTACCACTCCTCACCCCCCTCATATATCACTCCTCACCCCCTCATGTATCACTCCTGTATCACtcctcacccccaccatcactcctGTATCACTCCTCACCCCCCTCATGTATCACTCCTGTATCactcctcacccccacccccccccccaccatcactcCTGTACCACTCCTCATCCACCCCCCCACCATCACTCATGTACCACTCCTtatcccccccccaccatcactcATGTATCACTCCTTATCCCCCCATCACTCCTTATCCCCCCCACCATCACTCCTGTATCACTCCTTAtccccccccaccatcactcCTGCCCACCATCACTCCTGTATCACTCCTTATCTCCCCCCCACCATCACTCCTGTACCACtccttatcccccccccccaccatcactcCTGTATCACTCCTTATCCCCCCCACCATCACTCCTGTATCACTCCTtatcccccccccaccatcactcCTGTACCACTCCTTATCCCCCCCACCATCACTCCTGTATCACTCCTTATCCCCCCCCATCACTCCTGTACCACTccttatccccccccccaccatcactcCTGTATCACTCCTTATCCCCCCCATCACtccttatccccccccccccaccatcagTCTTTATCTCTCTGAATATACGCACAGTTGATCAGTACTCTATCATCTCAGGAACACTCTCCCTCACCTTTGGTCTATTACTGCTACTGCATTTACACGACAAACTTTCTGCCACATtaatgcactggtcaatttagATGTTAAGGTCCCTTTTAGCTGTTCATATTgttacattttaagtgtttagTTCAGTGGTGAAATATTGGGTCAAGTGCCTCAAATGTTTCTGCCGGTGGATTGCAAGCTCAGCCTTTGCTCTTTTCTCTACAGGAGGAGCTGGAGTTCTGTGAGCGGTTGCGATCTGTCTGTTTCCAGGTGC from Alosa sapidissima isolate fAloSap1 chromosome 3, fAloSap1.pri, whole genome shotgun sequence carries:
- the hspbp1 gene encoding hsp70-binding protein 1, translated to MAEGGDRRRHPQNLQGVLRLAVEAGSASEGPVPQEPMSDETKTWLREALADVCKGQLDEVEQMKECLKVLRTEGNQERERDQEDGEEEEEDDEEEQKESALELLSELCENLDNARDLMKLGGLQTCVSSLLCHPQSGVRWRAAQLIASCAQNMPEVQCYLLSQGALNKLLHLTDHDPNPTVRVKALYAVSCLVREQEVGLQDFLSHDGFSVLMRGMQSDSEKLRTKSAFLLLNLLTAHPEHRETVLSMGMVVQLVSVLRSPHSSMHEHVLGALCCLAEDNRGVEDCRVSSLGLEELLTQRAQKLQGKEESQEELEFCERLRSVCFQVQSPDESGMDR